A window of the Bradyrhizobium ottawaense genome harbors these coding sequences:
- a CDS encoding 3-oxoacyl-ACP reductase family protein produces the protein MYNEPTLIDKVALVVGGSRGIGAAIVRRLAANGASVALTYANSAEKAAETARAAVAHGQPVIAIKADSADPKAVVDAVAQTIARFGHLDILVVNAGILIRGTVDKYDLADFDRMIATNVRGVFVAIQASCPHLREGGRIITIGSNTAVRTVFPGASVYSMTKGAVASLVRGIAIDLAPRGITVNNVQPGPTETDMTAAYAEMVKPLVPLGRLGKPEEIAGLVAYLASPEAGFITGSSQTIDGGYVA, from the coding sequence ATGTATAACGAACCTACGCTAATCGATAAGGTCGCCCTTGTTGTTGGGGGCTCTCGGGGCATTGGTGCGGCGATCGTGAGGCGACTTGCTGCGAACGGCGCGTCGGTTGCGCTGACCTACGCCAACTCGGCGGAGAAGGCGGCCGAAACCGCCCGCGCGGCGGTAGCGCATGGCCAGCCCGTGATCGCGATCAAAGCCGACAGTGCCGATCCAAAAGCCGTCGTGGATGCGGTGGCACAGACGATCGCACGCTTTGGCCATCTGGACATTCTGGTGGTCAATGCCGGGATCTTAATACGCGGCACGGTGGACAAGTATGATCTTGCCGACTTCGATCGTATGATCGCGACGAATGTGCGTGGCGTCTTCGTCGCGATCCAGGCATCGTGCCCCCATCTCAGGGAAGGCGGACGGATTATCACAATCGGCAGCAATACGGCTGTTCGAACTGTATTCCCGGGAGCAAGCGTTTACTCGATGACAAAGGGCGCTGTTGCCTCGCTGGTGCGGGGCATCGCTATCGACCTCGCGCCGCGCGGGATTACCGTCAATAACGTCCAGCCCGGACCCACCGAAACAGACATGACAGCTGCTTACGCCGAGATGGTGAAGCCACTGGTGCCCCTCGGACGCTTGGGCAAGCCTGAAGAGATTGCGGGACTCGTGGCCTATCTCGCAAGCCCCGAGGCCGGATTCATTACCGGCTCCAGCCAGACGATAGACGGTGGTTATGTCGCATGA
- a CDS encoding EF-hand domain-containing protein produces the protein MSRRKMVSGVAVVVGLLLTGGPPALAQSTPRPEQDGMLKNGPPAWDANRDGVYTCQEWKSLADRLFTSADRNRDGNLDPSEFATVQKADAALADADFGYFDENQDGKITRKEFVDKPSAFILRFDSNGDCRVTGDEIRAANAPKGPQGPADRPRDRFH, from the coding sequence TTGTCGCGTCGAAAAATGGTGTCTGGGGTTGCTGTTGTGGTCGGACTGCTTCTGACGGGCGGCCCTCCCGCCCTCGCTCAATCCACCCCGCGGCCGGAGCAGGACGGTATGCTCAAGAATGGCCCGCCGGCCTGGGACGCCAATCGCGACGGCGTCTACACCTGCCAGGAATGGAAGAGCCTTGCTGACCGGCTTTTCACGTCGGCAGACCGAAACCGCGACGGAAACCTTGACCCGTCCGAGTTCGCCACCGTCCAGAAGGCTGACGCAGCATTGGCAGACGCAGACTTCGGTTATTTCGATGAAAACCAGGATGGCAAGATCACGCGCAAGGAGTTTGTCGACAAGCCGAGTGCGTTCATCCTGCGCTTCGACAGCAACGGCGACTGCCGCGTCACTGGCGATGAAATCAGAGCGGCGAATGCGCCGAAAGGTCCACAGGGCCCGGCGGACCGTCCGCGCGACAGGTTTCACTGA
- a CDS encoding DUF2927 domain-containing protein, giving the protein MNRIAIALAAIAMTIAGIGSGPANAENPDISRRRASERTEFTNDEIKDGFFKIALNAELQLGAPAERVRKFDEPVRIFVVSKGLPDRRREISTIVQDIRARVNHLDVAVTNNRQSANFVVTLVPDRDFNRTIRARYGIGKAAQIQQSLNPQCLSGIGKDERYRIRRAEVILPIDAGEFTFYDCAYEEMLQALGAINDDRSVPWTMFNDDVQMGFFDVYDQYLLNVLYDPRIRPGMTRDDVNALLPDVLATARTWVTDANSPRQADGRGGPGRRSGARGD; this is encoded by the coding sequence GTGAACCGCATCGCAATCGCCCTCGCCGCGATCGCGATGACAATTGCCGGAATCGGTAGCGGTCCCGCGAATGCAGAAAATCCGGACATCAGCCGTCGGCGGGCTTCCGAGCGTACCGAATTTACCAATGACGAGATCAAGGACGGCTTTTTCAAAATCGCCTTGAACGCAGAGTTGCAGCTCGGCGCACCGGCCGAACGCGTGCGCAAGTTCGATGAACCGGTCCGAATCTTCGTGGTCAGCAAGGGACTGCCCGACCGCCGTCGGGAGATATCAACCATCGTCCAGGACATTCGGGCCCGCGTGAACCACCTCGACGTGGCCGTCACGAACAACCGCCAGTCCGCAAATTTCGTCGTCACACTTGTCCCCGATCGCGACTTCAACCGGACCATTCGCGCGCGTTACGGAATCGGCAAGGCTGCGCAAATTCAACAATCCCTGAATCCGCAATGCCTTTCCGGTATCGGCAAGGACGAGCGCTACCGGATCCGCCGGGCCGAGGTGATCCTCCCGATCGATGCAGGCGAATTCACCTTCTATGACTGCGCCTACGAGGAAATGCTGCAAGCACTCGGCGCCATCAATGACGACCGCTCGGTTCCCTGGACCATGTTCAATGACGACGTCCAGATGGGTTTCTTCGATGTCTACGACCAGTATCTCCTCAACGTCCTGTACGACCCGCGTATCCGACCGGGTATGACCAGAGACGACGTCAATGCACTCCTGCCCGACGTTTTAGCGACAGCGCGAACATGGGTGACCGACGCCAATTCCCCGCGTCAGGCCGACGGGCGCGGCGGACCAGGCCGCAGATCTGGCGCCCGCGGCGACTGA
- a CDS encoding enoyl-CoA hydratase-related protein, producing MSEHIIVEDEDSTRTITMRRPEKKNTLTQEMYLAMSDAIDGAQSNPTIRCLILTGRSGVFTAGNDISDFLQAATEKHDVARPRNAVIFLQSLVNNRKPIIAAVDGIAIGIGTTMVFHCDYVVASTTASFSSPFIQYGLVPDGATSLLVPRMVGHQRAFAMLVMGRPMTAEDAREAGLVNMIVSPGHAVVEARKVAREICALPADAVAISRQLLKLPTEDLVRRIGQEDHFFGERMRSPEAIAAFQNFFLRKKR from the coding sequence ATGAGTGAGCACATCATTGTCGAGGATGAGGACTCTACCCGCACGATAACGATGCGTCGTCCGGAAAAGAAGAACACGCTCACCCAAGAGATGTATCTTGCGATGAGCGATGCGATCGACGGCGCCCAATCCAATCCCACAATCCGTTGCCTCATCCTGACCGGCCGCTCGGGGGTATTCACGGCAGGAAATGACATCAGCGATTTTCTGCAGGCTGCGACCGAAAAACACGATGTGGCGCGGCCGAGGAATGCCGTGATCTTCCTGCAGTCGCTTGTCAACAACAGGAAGCCGATCATCGCCGCGGTCGATGGCATTGCGATTGGCATCGGCACCACCATGGTATTCCATTGCGATTACGTCGTCGCCAGCACGACAGCATCGTTCTCGTCGCCCTTTATCCAGTACGGTCTGGTTCCGGACGGAGCCACCAGCCTATTGGTGCCGCGAATGGTGGGCCATCAGCGCGCTTTCGCCATGCTGGTGATGGGCCGGCCGATGACCGCCGAAGACGCCCGCGAGGCGGGTCTCGTCAACATGATCGTTTCGCCCGGCCATGCCGTCGTCGAGGCCCGGAAAGTGGCGCGCGAGATATGCGCGCTGCCGGCGGACGCGGTCGCAATTTCCCGCCAACTGTTGAAACTGCCGACCGAGGATTTGGTCCGCCGGATCGGTCAGGAAGATCATTTCTTCGGCGAGCGGATGCGCTCACCGGAAGCCATCGCCGCGTTTCAGAACTTCTTCTTGCGCAAGAAGAGATGA
- a CDS encoding TolC family outer membrane protein gives MLCLIALAYGAAVASCAAEGLPDALVKAYQSNPQLNADRARQRGTDENVPQALAGYRPQIVASLSAGLQAVRNLLPDNTVQSDTLRPWTIGVTVSQVLFNGFKTANSVRVAEFQVQSGREALRNTGQGVLLDAVTAYMNVLANQALVEAQRTNVAVLREIQATTKRRLDAGDVTPTDTAQAEARLSRGLADLNAAEVVFAISKATYTQVIGESPSQLIPAAPVDRLSPIALAGATETATHEHPAVLGAGYDVDIAQTTIKVAESSLLPTVAVQANASRTKQSDSTLSTFGTDQASILGQINVPIYDGGTAASQTRQAKELASQSRLVLEQVRNQTNTAVVSAWVSNEGTKIALTAVQSEVRAADIALQGVRREAAGGQRTTIDVLNAQQDLTAARSRLILAQRDRVIASYTLLSAVGRLDVHTLNLNTPDYLPEVHYHQVRDAWHGVRTPSGQ, from the coding sequence CTGCTTTGCCTTATTGCGCTCGCGTACGGGGCTGCGGTCGCTTCCTGCGCCGCGGAAGGCTTGCCGGACGCCCTGGTGAAGGCCTACCAGTCCAATCCGCAGCTCAATGCGGATCGGGCCCGGCAACGCGGCACCGACGAAAATGTGCCGCAGGCGCTCGCGGGCTATCGGCCGCAGATCGTGGCGAGCCTGAGCGCCGGGCTGCAGGCGGTTCGCAACCTGCTGCCTGACAATACAGTGCAGAGCGACACGCTGCGTCCCTGGACGATCGGCGTCACGGTTTCACAAGTCTTGTTTAATGGCTTCAAGACCGCCAATAGCGTTCGCGTTGCGGAATTTCAGGTGCAGTCCGGTCGCGAGGCGTTGCGGAACACCGGGCAGGGCGTGCTGTTGGATGCCGTAACGGCCTACATGAACGTGCTCGCCAACCAGGCGCTGGTCGAGGCGCAGCGTACCAACGTCGCTGTCCTGCGCGAGATCCAGGCCACGACCAAGCGTCGTCTGGATGCCGGCGACGTCACGCCCACCGATACGGCGCAAGCGGAAGCGCGATTGAGCCGAGGGCTTGCCGACCTCAACGCGGCGGAAGTCGTGTTCGCGATCAGCAAGGCAACCTACACCCAGGTCATCGGGGAATCCCCGTCTCAACTGATTCCGGCCGCGCCGGTCGATCGACTGTCGCCGATTGCACTTGCGGGCGCCACCGAAACCGCGACCCACGAGCATCCCGCCGTTCTTGGCGCCGGCTACGATGTCGACATTGCTCAGACCACGATCAAAGTCGCGGAGAGCAGCCTTCTGCCGACCGTGGCGGTTCAGGCGAACGCCAGCCGGACCAAGCAGTCGGATTCGACGCTCAGCACGTTCGGCACCGATCAAGCCTCGATCCTGGGCCAGATCAACGTGCCGATCTATGACGGCGGTACCGCGGCTTCGCAGACCCGGCAGGCCAAGGAACTGGCTTCGCAGAGCCGTTTGGTGCTGGAGCAGGTCAGAAACCAGACGAATACGGCGGTGGTCAGCGCCTGGGTATCCAACGAGGGAACCAAGATCGCCCTCACGGCGGTGCAATCCGAAGTGCGCGCGGCCGATATCGCGCTGCAGGGAGTCCGCCGTGAGGCGGCAGGCGGACAACGCACGACGATCGACGTCCTCAACGCGCAGCAGGATCTGACTGCAGCCCGGTCCAGGCTAATTCTGGCGCAGCGCGACCGGGTGATCGCTTCCTATACGCTGCTCAGCGCGGTCGGTCGGCTTGACGTCCACACCCTCAATCTCAACACGCCGGATTATTTGCCGGAAGTTCATTACCACCAGGTGCGGGATGCGTGGCACGGCGTTCGTACGCCGTCCGGGCAATGA
- a CDS encoding efflux RND transporter permease subunit, with product MDRLVALAVNRQFLMVGLFAAVIIGGLVAFQQLNIEAYPDPTPPMVDIVTQSPGLSAEEIERYITIPLETQVAGIKNMKVIRTISLYGLSDVKLQFSFDYTYDQALQQVLNRLSQLGPLLNNAQPQISPLSPIGEIYRYRLVGPPNYSVLDLKTVQDWILQRRFRVVPGVIDVTGWGGKTKTYELQVDFNKLVANGLTLPQLLQAVGNANVNVGGNTVNIGAQSAVVRGVGLIRSIDSLANTMVTSNNGTPVLVRDVASVSVGEQPRLGIAGENQDDDIVQGIVLMRRGEQSSPTIARVEALVASINNSTILPPGVRIERIYDRKDLIETTTHTVLENMVVGIALIVFLQWLFLGDLRSALIVGATIPFALFFAVGILVLRGESANLLSVGAIDFGLIVDATVIMVEAIFRRLSHTTKLSESEQAAISAHTVRDMKQHAILSAAVDVSRSIFFAAAIIIAAFLPLFTLSGVEGNIFGPMARTYAYALAGGLLATFTVTPALSAIILPAHVEETETLIMRFLHRIYMPVLARSLAHRRIVLAGGAALVVMTVVAVRLLGLEFLPKLEEGNLWIRATLPSTISLQEGNSYVNEMRKLIAELPEVDAVVSQHGRPDDGTDAAGFFNAEFFAPLKPMKQWPDGEDKDALTSKLLGRLQDRFPGVEFNFSQYLQDNVSEAVSGVKGENSIKLYGNDLQALTDTANKIKSVLATVQGVTDLAVFTSLGQPTIQIDIDRARAARYGLSPGDINTTIKTAIGGDSAGDLYEPGSDRHFPIIVRLAPEYRRSAEAIQNLRIGAQGPNGITQVPLSEVASIKLVSGAAYIYREQQERYLPIKFSVRERDLGSAIREAQEKVEAQVQLPAGSRIEWVGEFGNLQDAIKRLSIVVPISLALIALLIWFNFGSVVDTLLTMSVIPMAVFGGILGLLLTGIPFSVSAAIGFIALFGISVMDGIIIISQYNQLIDEGMERGRAILRTGELQLRPVLMTCVVAGIGLLPAAVSSGIGSQVQKPLAVVVVAGMMLAPVVILITLPALISMFSRRTRPGLAGEGHLAPAE from the coding sequence ATGGATCGTCTCGTAGCTCTTGCTGTTAACCGCCAGTTTCTGATGGTCGGGCTGTTCGCTGCCGTGATCATCGGCGGGCTTGTGGCGTTCCAGCAGTTGAACATCGAGGCGTATCCGGACCCGACACCCCCGATGGTCGATATCGTGACCCAGAGCCCAGGGCTCTCGGCTGAGGAGATCGAGCGGTACATCACGATTCCGCTGGAGACCCAGGTCGCCGGCATCAAGAACATGAAGGTGATCCGGACGATTTCGCTGTATGGGCTGTCCGACGTCAAATTGCAGTTCTCGTTTGATTACACCTATGACCAGGCGCTGCAGCAGGTGTTGAACCGGTTGTCGCAACTGGGGCCGCTCTTGAACAACGCCCAGCCGCAGATTTCGCCCCTGAGCCCGATCGGCGAGATTTACCGGTATCGGCTGGTGGGGCCGCCAAACTACTCCGTTTTGGATCTCAAGACGGTACAGGACTGGATTTTGCAGCGGCGCTTCCGCGTCGTGCCTGGGGTTATCGACGTCACCGGCTGGGGCGGCAAGACAAAGACGTATGAGCTGCAGGTCGATTTCAACAAGCTGGTGGCGAACGGGTTGACCTTGCCACAACTGCTTCAGGCGGTGGGAAATGCGAACGTCAATGTCGGCGGCAACACCGTCAATATTGGTGCGCAGTCCGCGGTCGTGCGTGGCGTCGGGTTGATCCGTTCCATCGACAGCCTCGCCAACACCATGGTCACGTCGAACAATGGTACGCCGGTTCTGGTCAGGGACGTCGCCAGCGTCAGCGTGGGCGAGCAGCCGCGGCTCGGAATTGCCGGCGAAAACCAGGACGACGATATCGTCCAGGGCATCGTCCTGATGCGCCGTGGCGAGCAGAGTTCGCCGACGATCGCCCGCGTCGAGGCGCTGGTTGCGAGTATCAACAACTCCACCATCCTTCCACCCGGGGTCAGGATCGAGCGGATTTACGATCGAAAGGATCTGATCGAGACCACGACGCACACCGTGCTGGAGAACATGGTGGTCGGTATCGCGCTGATCGTGTTCCTGCAATGGCTGTTTCTCGGCGATCTGCGCAGCGCTCTCATCGTTGGCGCGACGATTCCGTTTGCACTGTTTTTCGCGGTCGGCATTCTGGTGTTGCGCGGCGAGTCGGCCAATCTGCTGTCCGTCGGCGCGATCGATTTCGGCTTAATTGTCGATGCGACCGTCATCATGGTCGAGGCGATATTTCGGCGCCTGTCGCATACCACCAAGTTGTCGGAAAGCGAGCAGGCCGCAATTTCGGCGCATACCGTCCGGGACATGAAGCAGCACGCGATCCTGAGCGCTGCGGTCGATGTGTCGCGGTCGATCTTTTTTGCCGCGGCCATCATCATTGCGGCGTTCCTGCCGCTGTTCACCTTGAGTGGCGTTGAGGGCAACATTTTCGGCCCGATGGCACGAACCTATGCCTATGCGCTGGCGGGCGGTCTGCTCGCAACGTTTACTGTCACGCCGGCGCTGAGCGCGATCATTCTTCCGGCGCATGTCGAGGAGACCGAAACCCTGATCATGCGGTTTCTGCATCGCATCTATATGCCGGTGCTGGCGCGCTCGCTCGCCCACCGCCGGATCGTGCTGGCGGGCGGGGCGGCGCTGGTCGTGATGACCGTCGTCGCCGTGCGGCTGCTGGGGCTCGAATTCCTGCCGAAGCTTGAGGAGGGCAATCTCTGGATCCGGGCGACGTTGCCATCGACGATCTCGCTGCAGGAAGGCAATTCCTACGTCAACGAGATGCGCAAACTGATTGCCGAGTTGCCGGAAGTGGATGCAGTGGTTTCGCAACACGGCCGACCCGATGACGGCACCGATGCGGCCGGTTTCTTTAACGCGGAGTTCTTCGCACCACTCAAGCCGATGAAGCAATGGCCTGACGGAGAGGACAAGGACGCGCTGACGAGCAAACTGCTGGGCCGCTTGCAGGACCGCTTCCCCGGCGTCGAGTTCAATTTCTCGCAATATCTTCAGGACAATGTTTCGGAAGCGGTGTCCGGCGTGAAGGGCGAGAACTCGATCAAGCTCTATGGCAACGACCTGCAGGCGCTTACCGATACCGCCAACAAGATCAAGTCCGTCCTCGCTACCGTGCAGGGGGTGACCGATCTCGCGGTCTTTACTTCGCTTGGCCAGCCCACGATTCAGATCGACATCGACCGCGCCCGGGCGGCCCGATACGGGCTGTCGCCTGGAGATATCAACACGACGATCAAGACCGCGATCGGCGGTGACAGCGCGGGCGACCTCTACGAGCCCGGTAGCGATCGGCATTTCCCGATCATCGTGCGCCTGGCGCCGGAGTACCGCAGAAGCGCAGAAGCCATCCAGAATTTGCGGATCGGGGCGCAGGGGCCGAACGGCATCACGCAGGTTCCGCTGAGCGAAGTGGCGTCGATCAAGCTGGTATCGGGTGCCGCGTACATCTATCGCGAACAACAGGAGCGCTACCTCCCGATCAAATTCTCCGTGCGCGAGCGCGACCTTGGCAGCGCCATCAGGGAAGCCCAGGAGAAGGTCGAAGCCCAGGTCCAGCTGCCGGCGGGCTCGCGCATCGAATGGGTTGGCGAGTTCGGCAATCTGCAGGACGCCATCAAGCGGCTGTCGATCGTGGTGCCGATCAGCCTGGCGCTGATCGCATTGTTGATCTGGTTCAATTTCGGATCCGTCGTCGACACGCTTCTGACCATGAGCGTAATCCCGATGGCGGTATTCGGCGGCATCCTCGGGCTGCTGCTGACCGGAATTCCGTTCAGCGTTTCCGCCGCCATCGGGTTCATCGCGCTGTTCGGTATCTCGGTGATGGACGGCATCATCATCATCTCGCAATACAACCAGCTGATCGACGAGGGCATGGAGCGGGGCAGGGCGATCCTGCGCACCGGCGAGTTGCAGTTGCGTCCGGTGCTGATGACATGCGTGGTCGCGGGCATCGGCCTGCTGCCGGCGGCGGTCTCGTCGGGGATCGGATCGCAGGTTCAGAAGCCGCTGGCGGTCGTGGTCGTGGCCGGCATGATGCTGGCGCCTGTCGTCATCCTCATCACGTTGCCGGCGCTGATTTCGATGTTCTCGCGTCGAACACGGCCGGGCCTGGCCGGTGAAGGCCATCTGGCGCCCGCGGAATGA
- a CDS encoding efflux RND transporter periplasmic adaptor subunit, with protein MRVSNMSTIANWNLRRPAIALATMALVGGVVVGAVRMFVPHAKSTEAAHSAKVELPRYVPTAAEWASLTIEPVSELAFRAERITEGKIAVNEESSTPIFSPYAGRVTKLLVKPSDAVERGQPLFVIEATDTVQGLNDFIASLGALNTARSKLNLAQIVEKRANDLYAGKAVPLKDWQQSQADLTTAQNDLRSAETALEAAHNRLRILGRSEEQISAFQQTRQMSADTPIYSPISGTVIQRKVGPGQFINSGAIDPVFIVGDLSTVWLTAFVRESEAAGVAVGQDVSFSLLALPGRTFKARIDYVSAAIDPATRRLLVRATIDNKDGLFKPEMFANVTIYAGGDHPSVGVPKQALIYEGDRVRLWVTHDDKSIELRQIQTGLINGNLVEVRANLQPGEKVVTRGSLFIDRAASGS; from the coding sequence GTGCGCGTTTCCAATATGAGCACGATTGCGAATTGGAACTTGCGACGGCCAGCCATCGCCCTTGCGACGATGGCGTTGGTCGGCGGAGTTGTCGTTGGCGCCGTGCGGATGTTTGTGCCGCACGCAAAGTCGACGGAGGCGGCGCACTCCGCAAAAGTCGAGCTGCCTCGTTACGTTCCCACCGCGGCGGAGTGGGCAAGCCTGACGATCGAACCGGTATCGGAGCTGGCGTTTCGTGCCGAACGAATCACGGAAGGCAAGATCGCCGTCAACGAGGAAAGTTCGACGCCGATCTTCTCACCCTATGCCGGCCGCGTGACGAAACTCCTGGTGAAGCCGAGCGACGCGGTCGAGCGCGGCCAGCCGCTGTTCGTCATCGAAGCCACCGATACGGTCCAGGGGTTGAATGATTTCATTGCATCGCTGGGCGCCCTGAACACGGCGCGGTCCAAGCTCAATCTGGCGCAGATCGTCGAAAAGCGGGCCAATGATCTCTACGCCGGCAAGGCGGTGCCGCTGAAGGACTGGCAGCAGTCGCAGGCCGATCTGACGACCGCGCAGAACGATCTGCGCTCGGCCGAAACGGCACTGGAGGCTGCGCATAACCGGTTGCGAATCCTCGGCCGCTCGGAAGAGCAGATCTCGGCATTTCAGCAGACCCGGCAGATGAGCGCCGACACGCCGATCTACTCGCCGATCAGCGGTACGGTGATCCAGCGCAAGGTCGGGCCGGGTCAATTCATCAACAGCGGCGCCATCGATCCCGTCTTCATCGTTGGCGACCTCTCGACGGTGTGGCTGACGGCGTTTGTCCGGGAATCGGAGGCGGCAGGCGTTGCCGTCGGCCAGGACGTCAGTTTCTCATTGCTCGCCCTGCCGGGCCGCACGTTCAAGGCGCGCATCGACTATGTCTCCGCCGCTATCGATCCGGCGACGCGCCGACTGCTGGTCCGCGCGACCATCGACAACAAGGACGGTCTGTTCAAGCCGGAGATGTTCGCCAACGTCACGATCTATGCCGGCGGGGATCACCCTTCGGTCGGTGTGCCGAAGCAGGCGCTGATTTACGAAGGCGACCGTGTGCGCTTGTGGGTGACGCACGACGACAAGTCGATCGAGCTTCGCCAGATTCAGACCGGTCTGATCAACGGCAATCTGGTCGAGGTGCGGGCCAACCTGCAACCCGGAGAGAAGGTCGTCACCAGGGGCAGCCTGTTCATCGATCGGGCGGCTTCCGGCAGCTAG
- a CDS encoding outer membrane protein → MKRILFTTVSLGVLGLMSPALGADLSPYIKAPAAASPIYDWSGFYVGVFGGGGYGNHNLNNTLGPAGFANFTINYSSTGGIAGGEAGYNVQSGNIVLGVEGDGFWSGIKGSDISQFNAGTLPIGSMDATNLRSGATVRARGGIAVDRLLLFFTGGWAYGNFLHTNTDPVLGIDQFSTHRSGLAAGGGIAYALTDNLIGKFEYRYYDFGRYVRAAPLNGQLPYTVDNTYSVVTVGLDYKFGGPVVAKY, encoded by the coding sequence ATGAAGCGAATTCTTTTCACCACGGTCTCGCTCGGTGTGCTGGGCCTGATGTCGCCGGCGCTCGGTGCCGACCTCTCGCCTTACATCAAGGCTCCGGCAGCGGCTTCGCCGATATATGACTGGTCCGGCTTCTATGTCGGCGTGTTCGGCGGCGGCGGCTACGGCAATCACAATCTCAACAATACGCTGGGCCCCGCCGGCTTCGCAAACTTCACCATTAACTATTCGTCGACAGGCGGCATCGCCGGCGGCGAGGCGGGCTACAACGTGCAGAGCGGCAACATCGTGCTCGGCGTCGAGGGCGATGGGTTCTGGTCCGGCATCAAGGGCAGCGATATCTCCCAGTTCAACGCAGGTACGCTTCCGATCGGTTCGATGGATGCGACCAACCTTCGCAGTGGTGCGACGGTTCGTGCACGAGGCGGCATCGCCGTCGATCGCTTGCTGCTGTTCTTCACCGGCGGCTGGGCCTACGGCAATTTCCTGCATACCAACACCGATCCGGTCCTCGGAATCGATCAGTTCAGTACCCACCGGAGCGGCCTGGCTGCGGGCGGCGGCATCGCCTATGCGCTGACCGACAATCTGATCGGCAAGTTCGAATATCGCTATTACGATTTCGGCAGGTACGTGCGCGCAGCCCCGCTCAACGGACAGCTGCCCTATACCGTGGACAATACCTACTCGGTGGTGACGGTCGGTCTGGACTACAAATTCGGGGGGCCCGTCGTCGCGAAATATTGA